In one window of Methanolobus mangrovi DNA:
- a CDS encoding ATP-binding protein: MQTGISKDYLQEIFKPFRQADSFLTREFEGTGLGLAIVKRYVELHGGNIQVESETGKGSTFTFVIPLKMENN; encoded by the coding sequence ATTCAAACTGGTATTTCAAAAGATTATCTGCAAGAGATATTCAAACCCTTCAGACAGGCAGATTCTTTTCTAACTCGTGAATTTGAAGGGACAGGGCTTGGCCTTGCAATTGTAAAGAGATATGTGGAATTGCATGGTGGAAATATTCAGGTTGAAAGTGAAACTGGTAAAGGAAGTACTTTTACATTTGTTATTCCACTGAAAATGGAAAACAACTGA
- a CDS encoding PAS domain-containing sensor histidine kinase, which translates to MEEDQCRENMEKMQLISFSLDTISDAVFWARSDGQFFYANKAACSLLEYLQEELLAMKVYDVDPTISKELWPEKFEMVKQKGSATLEATHRTKSGRVFPVEITVNYMSYEGNEYSCTIVRDITERKKNEDALKAEITKRRILTEQSADGIVILDQNSKVYEANQRYADMHGYTLEETLKLHIWDWDAKYTREQLMEMTRLANSVGVIHETKHRRKDGTLLDVEISGNASMFGDEKLIFCVCRDISERKQTEEALIAAKQAAEDTTQSKTEFLATMSHELRTPLNSIIGFSDLMLQKIPGELNEKQNNYMDHISKSSKHLLQLINDILDFSKVEAGKMELHYETFYVSDAVEEVRMLIAPLAAKKDITIDMDTKIDPDLSINADRTKFRQILYNLTGNAIKFTPTKGFIKIGVKRSEDMIEVSIKDNGIGIAQENTAKLFQPFKQLDQYNTREHEGTGLGLAIVKKYIELHDGNIWVQSKPGEGSTFAFVIPVEPENT; encoded by the coding sequence ATGGAAGAAGATCAGTGCAGGGAAAACATGGAGAAAATGCAACTCATCAGTTTCTCCCTGGACACAATAAGCGACGCTGTCTTCTGGGCAAGGTCCGATGGACAGTTCTTCTATGCCAATAAAGCAGCTTGCTCTTTATTAGAATACTTGCAAGAAGAGTTATTGGCCATGAAAGTCTATGATGTCGATCCTACCATTTCAAAGGAACTCTGGCCTGAAAAGTTTGAGATGGTTAAACAGAAAGGATCAGCCACATTAGAAGCTACCCATCGTACAAAATCTGGCCGTGTTTTTCCTGTTGAGATCACAGTCAACTACATGAGCTACGAAGGAAATGAGTACAGTTGCACTATTGTCAGGGATATAACTGAACGTAAAAAGAATGAAGATGCACTGAAAGCAGAGATCACTAAGCGACGTATTTTGACAGAACAGTCTGCAGACGGGATTGTCATCCTTGACCAGAATTCTAAGGTCTACGAGGCAAATCAGAGATATGCGGACATGCATGGCTATACGCTTGAAGAGACACTCAAACTGCATATATGGGACTGGGATGCTAAATACACTCGCGAACAATTAATGGAAATGACCCGACTTGCTAACAGTGTAGGCGTTATCCATGAAACTAAACATCGACGTAAGGATGGCACTTTACTTGATGTGGAGATAAGCGGGAACGCTTCCATGTTTGGGGACGAAAAACTGATCTTTTGTGTATGCCGGGATATTTCAGAAAGAAAGCAGACGGAAGAAGCATTAATTGCCGCTAAACAGGCTGCTGAGGATACTACCCAGAGTAAGACAGAATTCCTTGCTACAATGAGCCACGAGTTAAGAACCCCACTGAACTCCATAATAGGTTTTTCAGACCTGATGCTTCAAAAGATTCCCGGAGAACTTAACGAAAAGCAGAACAATTACATGGATCACATTTCAAAAAGTAGCAAACATTTGCTTCAACTTATCAATGACATCCTTGATTTCTCAAAGGTAGAAGCAGGCAAAATGGAACTTCACTATGAAACATTCTATGTTTCTGATGCTGTAGAGGAAGTAAGAATGTTAATTGCTCCTCTGGCAGCAAAAAAGGATATAACTATAGATATGGATACAAAAATTGATCCTGACCTGAGCATTAATGCAGACCGGACAAAATTCAGACAGATCCTCTACAACCTTACAGGCAATGCTATCAAGTTCACGCCAACTAAAGGATTCATAAAAATTGGTGTAAAGCGTTCCGAAGATATGATAGAGGTCAGCATAAAAGATAACGGCATAGGAATCGCTCAAGAGAATACTGCCAAACTCTTCCAGCCGTTCAAACAACTTGATCAATATAATACACGCGAGCACGAAGGAACCGGATTAGGGCTTGCAATTGTCAAGAAGTATATAGAACTACATGACGGCAATATATGGGTACAGAGCAAGCCGGGAGAGGGTAGTACCTTTGCGTTTGTGATTCCTGTTGAGCCTGAAAATACCTGA
- a CDS encoding PAS domain-containing sensor histidine kinase produces MEFAIKSDQKDMDPLRIKEWFKRPYSVTVTTLLIFVLVLYQAWLYTGNWLENILVNGLIPGDVTFIKALTFILILLTANIVHMIISRQVALSRTVEDQENKLHLYEAKFQSFIDNVPAVAVQGFDSNHTVHYWNLASEKMYGYSKKEAIGKKMTELIVPAESRDEFDRIVVSTQDENNYTNTFETTFLNKNGNEVPVFSSYSGVPVAEDKLEIFSMEIDLTERKRMEKALKGAKELAEASSHAKSKFLASMSHEIRTPLNSIIGFSDILANESLEPLSDKQKRYAHNISTSGHHLLGIINDILDISKTEAGKMELEYEKISVPSIINDIAEKMRPSTNVRNILIDVIIEQEIEMVEADSGKLKQILYNLVGNAVKFTRDNGNIIIRCKAVEDMVHIEVEDDGIGIKEHDINKLFKPFSQIDAPSMSKYRGTGLGLSLVKELVELHSGDVWVRSEYGKYSIFGFSIPMHQLDNNNIMLFSA; encoded by the coding sequence GTGGAATTCGCTATAAAAAGTGATCAAAAGGATATGGATCCGCTTCGGATAAAAGAATGGTTCAAAAGACCATATTCAGTGACAGTCACTACTCTTTTGATCTTTGTTCTAGTTTTGTATCAGGCATGGTTGTATACTGGCAACTGGCTTGAAAATATTCTTGTAAATGGCCTTATTCCGGGAGATGTGACATTCATCAAAGCTCTCACATTTATCCTTATCCTGTTAACCGCTAATATAGTTCACATGATAATCAGCAGACAGGTAGCTCTTTCAAGAACCGTGGAGGATCAGGAGAACAAACTTCATTTATACGAAGCGAAGTTCCAGAGCTTCATTGATAATGTACCTGCTGTTGCTGTCCAGGGTTTTGATTCCAATCATACTGTGCATTACTGGAATCTTGCAAGTGAAAAAATGTACGGATATTCCAAAAAGGAAGCTATAGGGAAGAAAATGACCGAACTTATAGTCCCGGCTGAAAGCAGGGATGAGTTTGACAGGATCGTTGTTTCCACACAGGACGAAAACAATTACACTAACACCTTTGAAACAACTTTCCTCAATAAGAATGGAAATGAAGTTCCTGTATTTTCCAGCTACTCCGGTGTTCCGGTAGCTGAAGACAAATTAGAGATATTTTCTATGGAGATAGACCTTACGGAAAGAAAAAGAATGGAAAAGGCACTAAAGGGGGCGAAAGAACTTGCTGAGGCTTCAAGCCATGCAAAAAGCAAATTCTTAGCAAGCATGAGCCATGAGATTCGTACTCCTCTCAATTCCATTATAGGGTTTTCTGACATTCTCGCAAATGAAAGCTTAGAACCTTTAAGTGATAAACAAAAAAGGTATGCTCATAATATATCCACAAGTGGTCATCATTTGCTTGGAATCATAAATGATATACTTGATATATCTAAAACAGAAGCTGGAAAGATGGAGCTTGAATATGAAAAGATCTCAGTTCCTTCGATAATCAATGATATAGCAGAAAAGATGAGGCCATCAACAAATGTCAGGAACATATTGATCGATGTCATTATAGAACAGGAAATCGAAATGGTTGAAGCAGATTCCGGAAAGTTGAAGCAGATTCTTTATAATCTTGTAGGGAATGCAGTCAAGTTCACTCGAGATAATGGAAATATAATCATCAGGTGCAAGGCTGTTGAAGATATGGTGCACATTGAAGTTGAAGATGATGGTATAGGGATTAAAGAACATGACATTAATAAATTATTCAAGCCATTCTCTCAGATAGATGCACCTTCTATGAGTAAGTACAGGGGTACAGGATTGGGTCTGTCCCTTGTCAAAGAACTGGTCGAACTTCATAGCGGCGATGTCTGGGTAAGGAGCGAATACGGAAAATATAGTATTTTTGGCTTCAGTATTCCCATGCATCAATTGGATAATAATAACATCATGCTTTTTTCAGCATGA
- a CDS encoding MASE1 domain-containing protein, giving the protein MPDIESFSRYLNILLFLALVNSLLSRFAVINSPISPAPGVSSMYFAVAFMIVFALWYGIWGAFSAYLGCMIGAGILADVPFSLNVAWSLADLWQVLIPLAAFAYFKVNIRMRTKRDMTIFVLFACVLNNLVGALWGSLMLVTNGVIQWTEFFVTFEGWFIGNLIATLVIVPLLLRYITPYVQQTRSYVQGYWI; this is encoded by the coding sequence ATGCCCGATATAGAGTCATTTTCGAGATATTTGAATATTTTGCTGTTCCTTGCACTGGTTAATTCACTTTTATCAAGATTTGCAGTTATCAATTCTCCTATATCACCTGCACCAGGAGTTTCCAGCATGTATTTTGCTGTAGCATTCATGATAGTATTCGCCCTTTGGTACGGAATATGGGGTGCTTTTTCAGCATATCTTGGTTGTATGATCGGAGCCGGAATACTTGCAGATGTACCTTTTTCATTGAATGTGGCATGGTCACTTGCAGACCTCTGGCAGGTACTTATCCCCCTAGCTGCCTTTGCATATTTCAAAGTGAACATCAGAATGCGGACAAAAAGGGATATGACAATATTTGTTCTCTTTGCCTGTGTACTGAACAATCTAGTGGGCGCCTTGTGGGGCTCGTTAATGTTAGTAACCAATGGAGTCATCCAGTGGACAGAGTTTTTTGTGACATTTGAAGGGTGGTTCATAGGCAATTTAATTGCTACACTTGTAATTGTACCCCTTTTACTCAGGTACATCACCCCATATGTTCAGCAGACAAGATCTTATGTACAAGGATACTGGATTTAA